From Cannabis sativa cultivar Pink pepper isolate KNU-18-1 chromosome 8, ASM2916894v1, whole genome shotgun sequence, a single genomic window includes:
- the LOC115698881 gene encoding cytokinin hydroxylase has translation MISYKLDISLHSLIPSYQPSLSLCILLVEIVLISDILFRLLLHKKTPLLISFCIIKMAMVAIVVAVMVVMIRVVYNTVWFYWLNPRRIRKIMDQQGVRGPKPRLLLGNILDMAALIEKSTSNDMNSINHDVVSRLLPHYSAWSKQHGKRFIYWNGIEPRMCLTETDLIKELLSKYSNISGKSWQQQQGSKHFIGRGLLMANGRDWYHQRHIIAPAFMGDKLKSYAGYMVECTKKMLQTLEKEVDSGRTEFEIGEYMTRLTADIISRTEFDSSYEKGKQIFHLLTVLQHLCAQASRRLCLPGSRFLPNKYNREIKSLKSEVERLLMEIIQSRKDCVEIGRSSSYGNDLLGMLLNEMQKQKRGNMGFSLNLQLIMDECKTFFFAGHETTALLLTWTVMLLASSPTWQDRIRAEVKEVCKGQHPTVDHLPKLTLLNMVINESLRLYPPASVLPRMAFEDIKLGDLLIPKGLSIWIPVLAIHHSEELWGKDVNEFNPERFASKSYIPGRFIPFASGPRNCIGQGFAIMEAKTILAMLISKFSFTISDTYRHAPVVVLTIKPKYGVQVCLRPLN, from the exons ATGATATCCTATAAATTAGATATCTCACTGCACTCACTCATACCAAGTTACCaaccttctctttctctctgtaTTTTGTTAGTAGAGATAGTGCTTATTAGTGATATATTATTCAGATTATTATTACATAAGAAAACTCCTCTGTTAATTTCTTTCTGTATAATAAAGATGGCGATGGTGGCGATAGTAGTAGCAGTAATGGTGGTGATGATTAGAGTCGTGTACAACACGGTGTGGTTCTATTGGTTAAACCCGAGACGCATCAGAAAAATCATGGACCAGCAAGGAGTGCGTGGGCCCAAACCTCGCCTTCTCCTCGGTAACATCTTGGACATGGCTGCTCTCATAGAAAAATCAACTTCCAACGACATGAATTCCATCAATCACGACGTCGTTTCGCGTCTATTACCTCATTATTCCGCCTGGTCCAAACAACATG GGAAACGGTTTATATATTGGAATGGAATCGAGCCAAGGATGTGTTTAACGGAGACTGATTTGATAAAAGAGCTGTTATCAAAATACAGTAACATATCTGGGAAATCGTGGCAGCAACAACAAGGGTCCAAACATTTTATTGGGCGTGGCTTATTAATGGCCAACGGTAGAGATTGGTACCACCAGCGTCACATCATTGCCCCTGCATTCATGGGTGACAAGCTCAAG AGCTATGCGGGGTACATGGTGGAATGCACTAAGAAGATGCTCCAAACACTAGAGAAAGAAGTTGACTCGGGTCGAACCGAATTCGAAATCGGTGAGTACATGACCCGACTCACCGCCGACATAATATCTCGTACAGAGTTCGATAGCAGCTACGAGAAAGGAAAGCAAATATTCCATCTTTTAACGGTTTTACAACATCTTTGTGCTCAAGCAAGTCGTCGTCTATGTCTTCCCGGAAGCcg GTTCTTACCAAATAAGTATAACAGAGAAATAAAGTCATTGAAATCAGAAGTTGAGAGGTTACTAATGGAGATAATCCAAAGCAGAAAAGACTGTGTTGAGATTGGGAGAAGTAGCTCGTATGGAAATGATCTTCTTGGTATGCTACTTAATGAAATGCAAAAGCAAAAGAGAGGGAATATGGGTTTTAGTTTGAATCTTCAACTTATAATGGATGAGTGCAAGACATTTTTCTTTGCTGGACACGAAACTACAGCACTCTTGCTGACGTGGACTGTCATGTTATTAGCAAGTAGTCCTACGTGGCAAGACAGGATTCGTGCTGAGGTCAAAGAAGTTTGCAAAGGCCAACATCCTACCGTTGATCATCTCCCAAAACTTACTTTG TTAAATATGGTAATAAACGAATCACTGAGGCTATATCCTCCTGCTAGTGTACTCCCAAGAATGGCTTTTGAAGACATAAAGCTTGGGGATCTTCTTATCCCAAAGGGGCTATCGATATGGATACCAGTGCTTGCAATTCATCATAGTGAGGAGTTATGGGGTAAAGATGTAAATGAGTTCAACCCAGAAAGATTTGCTTCCAAGTCATACATTCCTGGTCGATTCATACCATTCGCTTCCGGCCCAAGAAATTGCATCGGTCAAGGTTTCGCCATTATGGAAGCTAAGACAATTTTGGCCATGTTAATCTCTAAGTTTAGCTTCACCATTTCAGATACTTATCGCCATGCTCCTGTTGTTGTCCTTACCATAAAGCCTAAGTATGGAGTTCAAGTTTGTTTGAGGCCTCTTAATtag